In Pseudomonadota bacterium, a genomic segment contains:
- a CDS encoding glycosyl hydrolase — protein MIRTTPVLAAIALATTTAAYGAIDVNSSTFGGLRARSLGPAVMSGRVAAIDGVVREGEPLTLYVGTASGGVWKSDDGGIVYQPVFDDHVQAIGAVRVDPSNPETVWVGTGESWVRNTVAPGDGVYKSTDGGKKWKHVGLPNSDHIAELLVHPTDGNTAYVCALGHLWAPGGDRGVFRTRDGGETWENVLHLDGATSCSDLAMTPDG, from the coding sequence ATGATTCGAACGACGCCTGTGCTGGCGGCGATCGCGCTCGCCACGACGACGGCGGCCTACGGTGCCATCGACGTCAATTCCTCCACCTTCGGCGGCCTGCGCGCGCGCAGCCTCGGCCCCGCTGTGATGAGCGGCCGCGTCGCCGCCATCGACGGCGTGGTCCGCGAGGGCGAGCCGCTAACGCTCTACGTAGGTACCGCCAGTGGCGGTGTCTGGAAGTCCGACGATGGCGGCATCGTCTACCAGCCGGTGTTCGACGATCACGTGCAGGCGATCGGCGCCGTGCGCGTGGACCCGAGTAACCCGGAGACGGTCTGGGTCGGCACCGGCGAGAGCTGGGTGCGCAATACCGTGGCACCGGGCGATGGCGTGTACAAGTCCACGGACGGCGGCAAGAAGTGGAAGCACGTGGGCCTCCCCAACAGCGATCACATCGCGGAGCTGCTGGTGCATCCCACGGACGGCAACACCGCGTACGTCTGCGCCCTGGGGCATCTCTGGGCGCCGGGCGGCGACCGCGGCGTGTTCCGCACCCGCGACGGCGGTGAGACCTGGGAGAACGTGCTCCACCTCGACGGGGCCACGAGCTGCTCCGATCTCGCCATGACGCCGGACGGCG
- a CDS encoding DUF6702 family protein: MLLLAVALTYPLGAAAHPLRLSLCQVEYSSDEQLLTISLRLFVMDVNEAIVFDPNSTALSLGLPDEAPNAEKLLLSYLNSFFRVDANGATVPLKIESKRLKGEGDNTALALLFEHRLAPPLRSLAIRNAVFTDLFSDQNNIVYVHVDDDSKSLMLSKKTPEHELHF, encoded by the coding sequence GTGCTACTGCTCGCCGTCGCCCTTACGTATCCCCTCGGGGCCGCGGCGCATCCGCTGCGCCTGTCCCTCTGCCAGGTCGAGTACTCCTCCGACGAGCAACTCCTCACCATCAGCCTGCGCCTCTTCGTCATGGACGTGAACGAGGCCATCGTCTTCGATCCCAACAGCACCGCCCTCTCCCTCGGCCTGCCCGACGAAGCCCCCAACGCTGAGAAGCTCCTGCTCTCCTACCTGAACAGCTTCTTCCGCGTGGATGCCAACGGAGCAACGGTGCCGCTGAAGATTGAGAGCAAGCGCTTGAAGGGCGAAGGCGACAACACGGCCCTCGCCCTGCTCTTCGAACATCGCCTGGCGCCGCCCCTGCGCTCGCTGGCAATTCGCAACGCCGTCTTCACGGACCTGTTCTCCGACCAGAACAACATCGTCTACGTGCACGTGGATGATGACTCGAAGAGCCTGATGCTGAGCAAGAAGACCCCAGAACACGAGCTGCACTTCTGA
- a CDS encoding HupE/UreJ family protein, translated as MHSFPFYLQVGFKHIADLAAYDHLLFLVALCAIYRIEQWRSIAILVTAFTIGHSITLALAAIDVVRIPTNLIEFLIPTTILITALHNVVRAPSESVRVNMGPNYAMALFFGLIHGMGFSNYFRALLMDESSILVPLVGFNVGIELGQLMIVAVIIGLAYLCLNILKFKHRDWNVFISGGAAALSLQMMVENKFW; from the coding sequence ATGCACTCGTTCCCCTTCTACCTGCAGGTGGGCTTCAAGCACATCGCCGACCTCGCGGCCTACGACCACCTGCTTTTCCTGGTCGCCCTGTGCGCCATCTACCGCATCGAGCAATGGCGCAGCATCGCCATCCTCGTCACGGCCTTCACGATCGGCCACAGCATCACCCTGGCCTTGGCCGCCATCGACGTCGTGCGCATTCCCACGAACCTGATCGAGTTCCTCATCCCTACGACCATTCTCATCACCGCCCTGCACAACGTGGTGCGGGCACCGAGTGAGTCCGTCAGGGTAAACATGGGCCCGAACTACGCCATGGCCCTCTTCTTCGGCCTGATCCACGGCATGGGCTTCTCGAACTATTTCCGAGCGTTGCTCATGGACGAGTCCTCGATCCTGGTGCCTCTGGTGGGCTTCAATGTCGGCATCGAGCTCGGACAGCTGATGATCGTTGCGGTAATCATCGGCCTTGCCTACCTGTGCCTGAACATCCTCAAGTTCAAGCACCGGGACTGGAACGTCTTCATCTCCGGGGGCGCGGCGGCTTTATCGCTGCAGATGATGGTCGAGAACAAGTTCTGGTAG
- a CDS encoding alpha/beta fold hydrolase, whose amino-acid sequence MEQTIRYVRTASGIRLACATSGDGPPIVKAANWLNHLEYDWESPVWRHWLHLFSAERTLVRYDERGCGLSQRDIDGLSFEDCIEDLETVVDALELERFPLIGISQGGAFAVEYAARHPQRVSHLILAGAFAQGRQRRDQAAKSQQRAMMELIRYGWAQDTPAFRQAFASIYLPDGSGEQLHWFAELQRRSATPEMAVSVMEMTGTIDVADRLASLEVPTLVVHANEDAAVPQTQGVLLASEIPGAQYLPLESRNHLLLESEAAWPRFCDVVSGFLGLQGATKSAGTTVRSQTYYVGDYQIDTARREVRRQGELIGLEPKAYQLLTYLIEHRDRAVGKDELQDVLWPKSIVTESSLSRVIMKARRAIGDDDAQDPMIRTVRGHGYRFVAPVG is encoded by the coding sequence ATGGAGCAGACGATTCGCTACGTGCGCACGGCGAGCGGCATCCGCCTCGCCTGCGCCACCTCAGGCGACGGTCCGCCGATCGTCAAAGCGGCCAATTGGCTCAACCACCTGGAGTACGACTGGGAGAGCCCGGTGTGGCGCCATTGGCTACACCTGTTCTCCGCCGAACGCACGCTGGTGCGCTACGACGAGCGCGGCTGCGGCCTGTCCCAGCGCGACATCGACGGGCTCAGCTTCGAGGACTGCATCGAAGACCTCGAGACCGTAGTCGACGCCCTCGAGCTGGAGCGCTTCCCCCTCATCGGTATCTCCCAGGGTGGCGCCTTCGCCGTCGAGTACGCTGCCCGCCATCCGCAGCGCGTCAGTCACCTGATCCTCGCTGGCGCCTTCGCCCAGGGACGCCAGCGGCGAGACCAGGCGGCCAAGAGCCAGCAGCGCGCCATGATGGAGCTGATTCGCTACGGGTGGGCGCAGGATACGCCCGCCTTCCGGCAAGCCTTCGCGTCTATCTACCTGCCAGACGGCAGCGGCGAACAACTTCATTGGTTTGCAGAGCTCCAACGCCGCTCCGCCACCCCGGAGATGGCGGTGTCCGTTATGGAGATGACCGGCACGATCGATGTGGCGGACCGGCTGGCGTCGTTGGAGGTGCCGACCTTGGTGGTGCACGCCAACGAAGATGCCGCCGTCCCTCAAACGCAGGGGGTGCTGCTTGCCAGCGAGATTCCCGGTGCCCAGTACCTGCCGCTGGAGAGTCGCAACCACCTCCTGCTGGAGAGCGAGGCGGCTTGGCCGCGGTTCTGTGATGTCGTGAGCGGCTTCCTCGGACTGCAGGGCGCAACGAAGTCCGCGGGCACGACGGTCCGATCTCAGACCTACTACGTCGGCGACTATCAGATCGATACGGCGCGCCGTGAGGTGCGTCGCCAAGGTGAGCTGATCGGGTTAGAGCCCAAGGCGTACCAGCTGCTGACCTATCTGATCGAGCATCGCGATCGTGCCGTCGGCAAGGACGAGCTACAGGACGTGCTGTGGCCCAAGAGCATCGTCACGGAGTCTTCCCTCAGCCGCGTCATCATGAAGGCGCGCCGAGCGATCGGCGATGACGATGCGCAGGACCCGATGATCCGCACGGTGCGCGGCCACGGCTACCGATTCGTGGCGCCCGTGGGGTGA
- the argE gene encoding acetylornithine deacetylase produces the protein MSPLDSIDMLARLVAFPTVSRDSNLPLIDWVEDYLGAFDARCRRTWNEAGDKANLYAAIGPDAPGGVVLSGHTDVVPVDGQDWHTDPFTLTEQDGLLYGRGSSDMKGFSAVFLSRLAHLDRSALQRPLYLALSYDEEVGCLGIDRMVDDALAEFARPDYAIIGEPTTMQIVRAHKSINVFRTVVTGQAAHSSQPHRGAGAILAAARIIEHLDTLGRHKRAEAADSGCEPPWTTVQVGTIQGGTAVNILPSHCEFLWEYRGLPGEDPEQIITAMQRFIAEEVEPDLKEFASEASVETTPIARVPPLVPDPEAKAETWVRSLGGVRDGGSGAVSFATEAGSFQRAGVSSVVCGPGSIDQAHQPNEFIDPAELKRCEAMVDDVFAYLCRRH, from the coding sequence ATGTCCCCACTCGATTCCATCGACATGCTCGCGCGCCTGGTGGCCTTCCCGACGGTTTCGCGCGACTCCAACCTGCCGCTGATCGATTGGGTGGAGGACTACCTCGGCGCCTTCGATGCGCGCTGCCGTCGCACTTGGAACGAGGCGGGTGATAAGGCCAATCTCTACGCCGCCATCGGTCCGGACGCTCCCGGCGGGGTGGTGCTCTCCGGCCACACGGATGTGGTGCCCGTGGACGGCCAGGACTGGCACACGGACCCCTTCACGCTCACCGAGCAAGACGGCCTGCTCTACGGCCGCGGCAGCTCGGACATGAAGGGCTTCTCCGCCGTCTTCCTCTCGCGCCTGGCCCACCTCGATCGCTCGGCGCTGCAACGCCCGCTGTACCTGGCTCTTTCCTACGACGAGGAGGTGGGCTGCCTAGGCATCGATCGCATGGTGGACGACGCCCTCGCCGAGTTCGCGCGCCCCGACTACGCGATCATCGGCGAGCCGACGACCATGCAGATCGTGCGCGCCCACAAGTCGATCAACGTGTTCCGCACGGTGGTCACGGGGCAGGCGGCGCACTCGAGCCAACCGCACCGTGGCGCCGGTGCCATTCTCGCCGCCGCACGCATCATCGAGCACCTGGACACCCTGGGCCGACACAAGCGTGCCGAAGCGGCGGACTCGGGCTGCGAGCCACCGTGGACCACCGTGCAGGTGGGCACCATCCAGGGCGGTACGGCGGTGAACATCCTGCCCAGCCATTGCGAGTTCCTCTGGGAGTATCGGGGGCTACCGGGCGAGGACCCCGAGCAGATCATCACCGCGATGCAGCGCTTCATCGCCGAGGAAGTGGAGCCAGACCTCAAGGAGTTCGCGTCGGAGGCCTCGGTGGAGACGACGCCGATCGCACGGGTGCCGCCACTCGTGCCGGATCCCGAAGCGAAGGCGGAGACCTGGGTGCGCTCTCTCGGCGGCGTGCGCGACGGGGGCTCCGGCGCCGTGTCCTTTGCGACGGAGGCGGGGAGCTTCCAGCGTGCCGGGGTCAGCTCCGTGGTTTGCGGGCCTGGCTCGATCGATCAGGCCCACCAACCTAATGAATTCATAGACCCTGCCGAGCTGAAGCGATGTGAGGCGATGGTCGATGATGTGTTCGCGTACCTCTGCCGCAGACACTGA
- a CDS encoding sodium:solute symporter family protein has protein sequence MPQWGVISSLIVAYLVLTLWVGLRAGRGTSGTVDGFVAGDRNFGFLVMYFVTGASVFSAFAFLGGPGWAYSRGAAAFYILSYGVLGMMPWYVMGPKIARIGRQLGQVTQAQFLTGRFRSRGLSLLIAVISIVALIPYITLQIRGAGIVIEAVTEGHVPLWLGAAIAYGIVLVYVLVSGVAAVGWTNTLQGIFMLVIAWSLGLYLPYALYGGIGPMFEAILQARPELLELPGLTASGEPWSWAGYSSAIIISAVGITMWPHLFMKAFTARDERIIQRTVVWFPTFQLFLVPVFLIGFAGVLFVDSLDRPDFILPHLILNVDLPVIVVGLFCAGALSASMSTGDAILHATASVAVEDGVGPFTKLSGDQQRLLIRILVVVVGAVAYGFAISEGTSLVVLLLTSYGVIAQLSPPVVAALFWRRATTPGVIAGLLAGSATALLCYFRPELKPIELHEGIFGLIANVLVLILISLATPAQDAERVEAYVNPPPPSE, from the coding sequence ATGCCGCAGTGGGGAGTGATCTCGTCCCTGATCGTGGCCTACCTCGTGCTCACCCTGTGGGTAGGGCTGCGCGCCGGGCGTGGCACCTCGGGCACGGTCGATGGCTTCGTCGCGGGCGATCGCAACTTCGGCTTCCTGGTGATGTACTTCGTCACCGGCGCCTCCGTGTTCTCCGCCTTCGCCTTCCTTGGCGGCCCGGGCTGGGCCTACTCGCGCGGGGCGGCGGCCTTCTACATCCTGTCCTACGGCGTGCTCGGCATGATGCCCTGGTACGTGATGGGGCCGAAGATCGCGCGCATCGGCCGCCAGCTGGGGCAGGTCACCCAGGCGCAGTTTCTGACCGGGCGCTTCCGCTCCCGCGGCCTATCATTGCTGATCGCCGTGATCAGCATCGTCGCCCTGATTCCCTACATCACGCTGCAGATCCGCGGCGCCGGCATCGTGATCGAAGCGGTGACAGAGGGGCACGTGCCCCTGTGGCTCGGCGCCGCCATCGCCTACGGCATCGTGCTCGTCTACGTGTTGGTGAGCGGCGTAGCAGCCGTGGGCTGGACCAACACGCTGCAGGGCATCTTCATGCTGGTGATCGCCTGGTCCCTCGGGCTCTACCTCCCGTATGCGCTCTACGGAGGGATTGGGCCGATGTTCGAAGCGATTCTGCAGGCACGGCCGGAGCTTCTCGAGTTGCCGGGCCTCACTGCCAGCGGTGAGCCCTGGAGCTGGGCGGGCTACAGCAGCGCCATCATCATCAGCGCCGTCGGCATCACCATGTGGCCGCACCTGTTTATGAAGGCCTTCACCGCGCGCGATGAGCGCATCATCCAGCGTACGGTGGTGTGGTTTCCCACCTTTCAATTGTTTTTGGTGCCCGTGTTCCTCATTGGCTTCGCGGGCGTGCTCTTCGTCGATTCCCTCGACCGCCCGGATTTCATCCTGCCCCACCTGATCCTGAACGTGGACTTGCCGGTGATCGTGGTGGGGTTGTTCTGTGCCGGCGCGCTCTCCGCGTCCATGTCCACCGGCGATGCGATTCTCCACGCCACGGCATCGGTGGCGGTGGAGGACGGCGTGGGGCCCTTCACCAAGCTCAGTGGGGATCAGCAGCGCCTGCTGATCCGTATCCTCGTGGTGGTGGTGGGCGCCGTGGCCTACGGCTTCGCGATCTCCGAAGGCACCTCCCTCGTCGTGCTGCTGCTCACCTCCTATGGGGTGATCGCCCAGCTCTCGCCGCCGGTGGTGGCCGCGCTCTTCTGGCGGCGGGCCACCACGCCCGGCGTGATCGCTGGCCTGCTGGCGGGGAGCGCGACGGCGCTGCTGTGCTATTTCCGCCCCGAGCTCAAGCCGATCGAATTGCACGAAGGGATTTTCGGGCTGATCGCGAACGTCCTAGTCCTTATCCTGATCTCCCTGGCGACGCCGGCGCAGGACGCCGAGCGCGTCGAGGCTTACGTCAACCCACCCCCTCCCTCGGAGTAG
- a CDS encoding BLUF domain-containing protein, with amino-acid sequence MPLQLLYTSAASAPVTEADAAQILATSISNNRERNITGALLHSDHHFAQLLEGEFAEVNALMRRIAADPRHHRFKLLHYATVPTRACRDWSMQDINHDPALNRFLFECNELLGDGEAAAQALGRVLVEALARHGADLRPTKALDLGATPESVRQIFRAGGAPYPWRGGDGAASVSRPLVLTSGSRDPRTRSDRAGSPGRQPG; translated from the coding sequence ATGCCCTTGCAGCTTCTGTACACGAGTGCCGCCTCGGCGCCGGTCACCGAGGCGGACGCCGCCCAGATACTCGCCACCTCGATCAGCAACAACCGTGAGCGCAACATCACCGGCGCGCTCTTGCACAGCGATCATCACTTCGCCCAGCTGCTGGAGGGAGAGTTCGCCGAGGTGAACGCGCTCATGCGTCGAATCGCGGCGGATCCTCGCCACCACCGCTTCAAGCTCCTGCACTACGCGACCGTGCCGACGCGCGCCTGTCGCGACTGGTCGATGCAGGACATCAACCACGACCCGGCCCTAAACCGGTTCCTCTTCGAGTGCAACGAACTGCTGGGCGACGGCGAGGCAGCAGCGCAAGCGCTGGGGCGTGTCCTGGTCGAAGCGCTGGCGCGACACGGTGCCGACCTCAGGCCGACCAAAGCCCTGGACCTCGGGGCGACGCCGGAGAGTGTGCGCCAGATCTTCAGGGCGGGAGGCGCCCCATACCCGTGGCGCGGTGGGGACGGGGCCGCGAGCGTCTCGCGGCCCCTGGTCCTTACATCTGGTAGTCGAGACCCAAGAACACGAAGCGACCGCGCGGGCTCACCGGGAAGGCAGCCTGGGTGA
- a CDS encoding TonB-dependent receptor — translation MPTTNAHLSRALRRALLALTAPALAVSATAVLAQDAGDIEEVVATGTRLARDPNLEGAQPVTSIDSEAIQLSGEYSLADVVNDVPALLFSVTAEQSADDTQGVTAGGNVLNLRGLGIDRTLTLVNGRRHVGGVQGSSAVDIGSIPAQLVERVEVLTGGASAVYGADAVTGVVNFILKDDFEGFRIDGRFGTSTEIDGQQSTVQAVFGKNFASGRGNVTLSFDYARDEGLQFGDRPNAVRGTGGDWVNPALRFQQGDISAGSTPNFAQFFNFAETGLTNFGLPIPTADDFIADYTDTFGAAPTLTNAELALIDRAANAPQRAVLPELTFPFTSGYGYVIPGNPFTFDGFDPETAIDLNGNGTPDCLDSFTGYNSVFGAASFGVVGGCWVSDAAGNYSVVQDGQVAGDFQGFGGSSFDVYNQDYFNVVPPDERIAVNLLSHFDISPSASLFFEGKYVTQNLTTPADPNSFWDLLFGAADNPFLPDFIQPIADATGGVATTVDPLAFQSRNGIDRETIRLVGGVEGELPNGWGYEAAVNYGRYEENIQGTNRVINDRFFAAIDAVIDPATGQPACRSSVDAGAPALNTPFQIPAYEEGYFTFTPGDGQCVPLNIWAGATGFTQEALDFVTTDIFTDLVIEQVVVSAVLTGDSGGFALPGGPIQFAFGAEYRDESSEATFDNFQLGLLPEGSPAGAGTFIGDISDNTSLVFRPQLQVGNETGSYDVTDVFLEASAPLVRDRPGVKDFTVGGAVRYSSYSTIGDTLTYSGNVVYAPVDSFSVRGTYGRAVRAPNVTELFSPVIGTTFRPDDPCDAAQLTALRETNPGLADEVQANCVIDLQSIGLDPFENGVYSFSDPLSASFGGVTRGNPDLQEETSDSFTVGFVFQPSFAEGLTLTFDYWDYSIEDAVALPTAQDTVDGCYPGVGNPTLCSLFTRNDDPNSAQFGGLNSLDLTRVNFAAVETSGFDFSGSYDFAVGRHAFNIRLQGSYVNEIDFFENPADLTQVNPELGEIQRPELSGNIFFNWAFENFQFGWQTQYLGEQLPGGVEVETAESLYGPDIFRDPVWIHDLSAAWNASESIRVYGGVRNIFDEDPFITQAAFPVSPRGRFVFLGLDYQM, via the coding sequence ATGCCAACCACCAATGCTCACCTGAGCCGTGCACTGCGACGGGCCCTGCTTGCGCTGACGGCGCCCGCGCTGGCGGTCAGCGCCACGGCGGTGCTCGCACAAGACGCGGGGGACATCGAGGAGGTCGTCGCCACCGGCACGCGCCTCGCGCGCGATCCGAACCTCGAGGGCGCTCAGCCCGTGACCTCCATCGACAGCGAAGCGATTCAGCTGTCCGGTGAGTACTCGTTGGCCGATGTGGTGAACGACGTGCCGGCGCTCCTGTTTTCGGTGACAGCTGAGCAGTCTGCGGACGACACCCAGGGCGTGACGGCGGGCGGTAACGTCCTAAACTTGCGTGGCCTTGGTATCGATCGCACCCTGACCCTGGTCAACGGCCGTCGCCACGTGGGCGGCGTGCAGGGCAGCTCCGCCGTGGACATCGGCTCGATCCCGGCCCAGTTGGTGGAGCGCGTAGAAGTGCTCACCGGCGGGGCCTCCGCCGTCTACGGTGCTGACGCCGTGACGGGCGTGGTCAACTTCATCCTCAAGGACGACTTCGAGGGCTTCCGCATCGACGGCCGCTTCGGCACCTCCACGGAGATCGACGGTCAGCAATCCACGGTGCAGGCGGTGTTCGGCAAGAACTTCGCCAGCGGTCGTGGCAACGTCACTCTCTCCTTCGACTACGCACGCGACGAAGGCCTGCAGTTCGGCGACCGCCCGAACGCCGTGCGCGGCACCGGCGGCGACTGGGTCAACCCGGCCCTGCGCTTCCAGCAGGGCGACATCAGCGCGGGGAGCACGCCGAACTTCGCGCAGTTCTTTAACTTCGCCGAGACGGGCCTCACCAACTTCGGTCTGCCCATTCCCACGGCGGACGACTTCATCGCCGACTACACCGATACCTTCGGCGCAGCGCCAACGCTGACCAACGCGGAGCTCGCGCTCATCGATCGCGCCGCCAATGCGCCTCAACGCGCGGTGCTTCCGGAGCTAACGTTCCCCTTCACATCGGGCTACGGCTATGTCATCCCGGGTAACCCCTTCACGTTCGATGGCTTCGATCCTGAGACGGCGATCGATCTGAACGGCAACGGCACGCCTGATTGCCTCGACAGCTTCACCGGCTACAACTCAGTGTTCGGCGCCGCCTCCTTCGGTGTCGTCGGCGGCTGCTGGGTATCGGACGCAGCGGGCAACTACTCCGTCGTCCAGGACGGCCAGGTGGCGGGCGACTTCCAGGGCTTCGGCGGGTCGTCTTTCGATGTCTACAACCAGGATTACTTCAATGTGGTGCCGCCCGATGAGCGCATCGCGGTGAACCTCCTGAGCCACTTCGATATCAGCCCCAGCGCGAGCCTGTTCTTCGAAGGTAAGTACGTCACCCAGAACCTGACCACGCCCGCTGATCCGAACTCCTTCTGGGATCTTCTGTTCGGCGCCGCGGACAACCCGTTCCTGCCCGACTTCATCCAGCCGATTGCGGACGCCACTGGGGGCGTAGCGACCACCGTCGATCCCCTTGCGTTCCAGTCACGCAACGGCATCGACCGCGAGACCATTCGCCTGGTGGGGGGCGTGGAGGGTGAGCTGCCCAACGGCTGGGGCTACGAGGCTGCCGTCAACTACGGTCGCTACGAGGAGAACATCCAGGGCACCAACCGCGTGATCAACGACCGCTTCTTCGCGGCCATCGACGCGGTGATCGATCCGGCGACGGGCCAGCCCGCTTGCCGCTCGTCCGTGGACGCAGGCGCACCGGCGCTCAACACGCCGTTCCAGATCCCGGCCTACGAAGAGGGCTACTTCACCTTCACGCCGGGCGATGGCCAGTGCGTTCCGCTCAACATCTGGGCCGGCGCGACAGGCTTCACCCAAGAGGCCCTGGACTTCGTCACCACTGACATCTTCACCGACCTCGTGATCGAGCAGGTGGTGGTGTCCGCGGTCCTCACGGGCGACTCGGGCGGCTTCGCCTTGCCCGGCGGCCCGATTCAGTTCGCCTTCGGTGCGGAGTATCGCGACGAGTCTTCCGAGGCCACCTTCGACAACTTCCAGCTCGGTCTGCTGCCCGAGGGTTCGCCCGCCGGCGCCGGCACCTTCATCGGCGACATCTCGGACAACACCTCCCTCGTGTTCCGACCGCAGCTGCAGGTGGGTAACGAGACCGGCTCCTACGATGTGACCGATGTCTTCCTCGAGGCCTCGGCACCGCTCGTGCGTGATCGCCCTGGGGTGAAGGACTTCACCGTCGGCGGCGCCGTGCGCTACTCGAGCTACTCGACGATCGGTGACACGCTCACCTACAGCGGTAACGTGGTGTACGCCCCCGTCGACTCCTTCTCCGTACGCGGTACCTACGGTCGCGCCGTGCGTGCGCCGAACGTGACGGAGCTGTTCTCACCGGTGATTGGCACGACCTTCCGCCCGGACGATCCCTGCGACGCCGCTCAGCTCACGGCCTTGCGCGAGACCAACCCGGGCCTCGCGGATGAGGTGCAGGCCAACTGTGTGATCGACCTGCAGTCGATCGGCCTGGATCCCTTCGAGAATGGCGTGTACTCCTTCAGCGATCCCCTCTCGGCCTCCTTCGGCGGTGTGACACGAGGTAACCCGGATCTGCAGGAGGAGACCTCTGACTCCTTCACCGTGGGCTTCGTGTTCCAGCCGAGCTTCGCCGAGGGTCTGACCCTGACCTTTGACTACTGGGACTACTCGATCGAGGACGCGGTGGCCCTGCCGACGGCGCAGGACACGGTGGACGGGTGCTACCCCGGCGTGGGCAACCCGACGCTCTGCTCGCTGTTCACGCGTAACGATGATCCGAACTCAGCGCAGTTTGGTGGCCTGAACTCCCTGGACCTCACGCGGGTGAACTTCGCCGCGGTCGAGACCAGCGGCTTCGACTTCTCGGGCTCCTACGACTTCGCCGTTGGCCGCCACGCCTTCAACATTCGGTTGCAGGGCAGCTACGTGAACGAGATCGACTTCTTCGAGAACCCGGCGGACCTCACGCAGGTGAACCCGGAACTCGGCGAGATCCAGCGGCCGGAGCTCTCGGGCAACATCTTCTTCAACTGGGCCTTCGAGAACTTCCAGTTCGGTTGGCAGACGCAGTACCTCGGCGAGCAGTTGCCGGGCGGCGTCGAGGTGGAGACGGCCGAGTCCCTCTACGGCCCGGACATCTTCCGTGACCCCGTGTGGATCCACGATCTGTCGGCCGCTTGGAACGCGAGCGAGAGCATTCGGGTCTACGGCGGCGTGCGCAACATCTTCGATGAAGATCCCTTCATCACCCAGGCTGCCTTCCCGGTGAGCCCGCGCGGTCGCTTCGTGTTCTTGGGTCTCGACTACCAGATGTAA
- a CDS encoding GNAT family N-acetyltransferase yields MQVREATTAAEREAVYRLRYEVYVSEMDRPQQYADHERQRIAEPLDDTGVVLYVSTGEKVVGTVRGNYSRDGSLREYELLYQMKRIASHPSDTSITTKFMVHPDHRGGRAALALATGIYCYALLHGIRFNVMDCNPPLVRFFESLGFKTFIPELEHEEYGSVVGMMLDLHDVEHFRAIRSPFLSHYEAWRSNQASKATA; encoded by the coding sequence ATGCAGGTACGCGAAGCCACCACCGCAGCAGAACGTGAAGCCGTCTACCGCCTCCGCTACGAGGTGTACGTCAGCGAGATGGATCGACCGCAGCAATACGCCGACCACGAACGACAACGGATCGCCGAACCGTTAGACGACACTGGCGTCGTCCTTTATGTGAGCACCGGCGAGAAGGTGGTGGGGACCGTACGGGGCAACTACTCCCGAGACGGCAGCCTGCGCGAGTACGAACTTCTATACCAAATGAAAAGAATAGCTTCTCATCCGAGCGACACCTCGATCACGACGAAGTTCATGGTGCATCCTGATCACCGAGGAGGCCGTGCCGCCCTCGCACTGGCGACTGGCATCTACTGCTACGCGCTCCTCCATGGCATCCGCTTCAACGTGATGGACTGCAACCCACCGTTGGTGCGCTTCTTCGAAAGCCTCGGCTTCAAGACCTTCATCCCGGAGCTCGAGCACGAGGAGTACGGCAGCGTCGTCGGCATGATGCTCGACCTGCACGACGTGGAGCACTTCCGCGCGATCAGATCACCGTTTCTTTCACACTACGAGGCCTGGAGATCGAACCAGGCAAGCAAAGCCACCGCCTAA
- a CDS encoding iron-containing redox enzyme family protein — MSYRQQLEDAFSNVLAEFNASPGMQRLASGELGLEHYKSYLRQVFHHTRENPQLQALATVYFKGHQRSVVKRFFKHATSEIGHDQLALNDMAALGEDVGAIPVENPLPATSALLAYGFYQIYVKNPVGYLGYLYFLEFTPTQNGSAYMGQLSELGVPTEALTFLKDHTTIDQGHNRLMHSYLDDLVTSSDDVQVIEYAMRTTGHLYARMVEDAFRHADDPRSYGVAVDEQKFAPPTA, encoded by the coding sequence ATGAGCTACCGACAACAACTCGAAGACGCTTTCTCCAACGTACTGGCCGAATTCAACGCCAGCCCCGGCATGCAGCGCCTGGCCAGCGGCGAGCTGGGCCTGGAGCACTACAAATCGTACCTGCGTCAGGTCTTTCATCACACCCGCGAGAACCCTCAACTCCAGGCGCTGGCCACCGTCTACTTCAAGGGTCATCAGCGCTCGGTGGTGAAGCGCTTCTTCAAGCACGCCACCTCGGAGATCGGCCACGATCAACTCGCCCTCAACGACATGGCAGCCCTCGGTGAGGACGTCGGCGCCATCCCCGTCGAGAACCCCCTGCCTGCCACCAGCGCACTGCTCGCCTACGGCTTCTACCAGATCTACGTGAAGAACCCCGTGGGCTACCTGGGCTACCTGTACTTCCTGGAGTTCACGCCGACGCAGAACGGCAGCGCCTACATGGGACAGCTGAGCGAACTCGGCGTGCCGACCGAGGCCCTGACCTTCCTCAAGGATCACACCACGATCGATCAAGGCCACAACCGCCTCATGCACAGCTACCTGGACGATTTGGTCACGAGCAGCGATGACGTGCAGGTGATCGAGTACGCCATGCGCACCACCGGTCACCTCTACGCGCGGATGGTCGAGGATGCCTTCCGCCACGCGGATGATCCGCGCAGCTACGGCGTGGCCGTCGACGAGCAGAAGTTCGCTCCGCCCACCGCCTGA